A single genomic interval of Agarivorans aestuarii harbors:
- the rsxG gene encoding electron transport complex subunit RsxG: MTLPCVEKHINSSIYQSLSLAVAVGLSSALLLGLNTITSPVIAQRVNEDKLAAIELVMPSSLYQNALLATEHPFVVNDRQYTVYNALDQQGQASGYVVQVSAKGYAGPINLLVGVDASLEILGVRVLNHSETPGLGDKIEIAKNPWVLSFNQKSLSNTSSKAWAVKKDGGEFDQFTGATITPRAVVNAVHQALSDLAAKQGVKA; encoded by the coding sequence ATGACCTTACCTTGCGTTGAAAAACACATTAATAGCAGTATTTATCAATCATTATCCTTAGCGGTGGCAGTTGGATTATCCAGCGCCTTATTGTTGGGCTTAAACACCATTACCTCGCCAGTTATCGCTCAACGCGTTAATGAAGACAAACTTGCAGCCATTGAACTAGTAATGCCTAGTTCTCTATACCAAAACGCCTTACTCGCTACAGAACATCCTTTTGTAGTGAATGACCGGCAATACACGGTATATAACGCCTTAGATCAACAAGGCCAAGCCAGCGGCTACGTGGTGCAAGTAAGCGCCAAAGGATATGCCGGACCAATTAACTTGCTAGTGGGTGTAGATGCTTCATTAGAAATTTTAGGCGTACGTGTACTAAACCATAGCGAAACACCTGGCCTAGGCGACAAAATCGAAATTGCTAAAAACCCTTGGGTCCTTAGTTTTAATCAAAAAAGCTTAAGTAATACCTCAAGCAAAGCCTGGGCAGTGAAAAAAGATGGCGGCGAGTTTGACCAATTTACCGGCGCAACCATTACCCCGCGTGCAGTGGTTAATGCAGTGCACCAAGCCTTAAGTGATCTAGCGGCTAAACAAGGAGTAAAAGCATGA
- the rsxC gene encoding electron transport complex subunit RsxC, with amino-acid sequence MFSLKPKPFNGGVHPKGYKELTQQQDISKSFVPDRVYLGMQQRNGSMLNSLVAIGDQVTKGQLIARGSNDMTVPLHSPVNGTVEDIKPFLSSHPSGIKSQTLVISNNGDKRWGEDYPSSDYQKLSHEQIVERVLKAGVVGLGGAGFPTGIKLRLARKSKVHTLLINGGECEPYLTCDDRLMREQASEIIAGIKLMAKAIGATSTIIAIEDNKPEAINAIKQACDGFNGISLKVVPSLYPMGSERHLIKAVTGIAIEPGQLSTAQGILVHNVATAKAVYQAVRYQRPLIERVITVSGDAVESPANITVPIGSLVSQVIAECGGLKAEAKRMIAGGPMMGQVLPSPFVPIDKSVGGLLALSEEKINQRESQDCVRCGNCVKVCPMGLMPFQMAAHSNNDDWQGAQEFGLDSCLLCGACSYICPSSIPLVQYFQHAKSNINAQRSMTQKSNLARQLTEARQQRLAREAAAKKAAKAAKRKRPTRSRNTQGES; translated from the coding sequence ATGTTTAGCCTAAAACCAAAACCGTTTAATGGTGGTGTTCACCCTAAAGGTTATAAAGAACTCACCCAGCAACAAGATATCAGTAAAAGCTTTGTCCCAGACCGCGTTTATTTGGGTATGCAGCAACGCAATGGCTCAATGCTTAATAGCCTAGTTGCGATTGGCGACCAAGTAACAAAAGGTCAGCTTATCGCCCGCGGAAGCAACGACATGACGGTGCCCTTACATTCTCCAGTAAACGGCACCGTGGAAGACATTAAACCATTTTTAAGCAGCCACCCTTCGGGCATTAAGAGCCAAACCTTGGTGATTTCAAATAACGGAGATAAACGCTGGGGTGAAGATTATCCCTCCAGTGATTACCAAAAGCTTAGCCACGAACAAATAGTAGAACGGGTACTTAAAGCCGGCGTTGTGGGTTTAGGCGGAGCTGGATTTCCAACCGGAATAAAGCTTCGTTTAGCGCGTAAGTCAAAAGTACATACCTTGCTCATTAATGGTGGTGAATGTGAACCCTATTTAACCTGTGATGATCGGCTAATGCGCGAGCAAGCATCCGAGATCATCGCTGGCATTAAACTTATGGCTAAGGCTATTGGGGCAACCTCTACCATTATTGCCATCGAAGACAACAAACCTGAAGCGATTAATGCAATAAAACAGGCCTGTGATGGCTTTAACGGGATTAGTTTAAAAGTTGTCCCTAGCCTTTACCCAATGGGCTCAGAGCGACATTTAATTAAAGCCGTAACGGGTATCGCTATAGAGCCTGGCCAACTTAGTACCGCTCAGGGAATATTGGTACACAACGTAGCTACCGCAAAAGCGGTCTATCAGGCGGTACGTTACCAACGCCCACTGATCGAGCGCGTGATCACCGTATCTGGTGATGCAGTAGAGTCGCCAGCCAATATTACCGTACCTATCGGAAGCTTAGTTTCTCAGGTCATCGCCGAATGTGGTGGCTTAAAAGCAGAAGCTAAAAGAATGATTGCTGGCGGACCAATGATGGGGCAAGTATTACCTTCACCTTTTGTTCCCATCGATAAAAGTGTTGGCGGTTTATTAGCTTTAAGCGAAGAAAAAATAAACCAAAGGGAAAGCCAAGACTGTGTGCGATGTGGTAACTGCGTAAAAGTATGCCCAATGGGTTTAATGCCTTTTCAAATGGCCGCACATAGCAACAACGATGACTGGCAAGGCGCGCAGGAGTTTGGCCTAGATTCTTGTTTATTATGTGGTGCTTGTAGCTACATTTGCCCCTCTAGTATTCCTTTGGTGCAATATTTTCAACATGCAAAATCCAATATCAATGCGCAACGCAGCATGACCCAAAAATCTAACTTAGCTCGCCAACTAACCGAAGCACGCCAACAGCGTTTAGCGCGTGAAGCCGCTGCTAAAAAAGCGGCGAAAGCTGCTAAGCGAAAACGCCCTACACGCTCTCGTAATACTCAAGGAGAAAGCTAA
- a CDS encoding RnfABCDGE type electron transport complex subunit D, whose protein sequence is MAAFNPVAAPHTHSGLSTTNIMYLVILALSPAALHGVWLFGLPAVTVLVSCCISAWLSEVVCLQLQGKNWLSSVDGSSLLTALLLAMSLPASTPWWIASIGCAFAIMIGKHVYGGLGHNPFNPAMLGRVMLLICFPFELTNWQATSSPSLGAEGLAFSQQWMGIDGVSAATPLADLNQVQAWNELLIGTHAGSLGETSALLIALGGLFLIWRGIIRPYIPCSLLLGIAIPASIAHWINPQDFASAFSHLLSGGAMLAAFFIATDLVTSPTSPRGQLLFGAGCGLLIWLIRSFGSYPEGVAFAVLIMNAGTPVIDHYLRPKIFGSQSLFKRSKGA, encoded by the coding sequence ATGGCCGCATTTAATCCAGTAGCAGCGCCTCATACCCATTCGGGCTTATCTACTACCAACATCATGTATTTGGTAATACTGGCACTAAGTCCAGCAGCCTTACACGGGGTTTGGCTATTTGGCTTACCAGCCGTCACAGTGCTGGTGAGTTGCTGCATCAGCGCTTGGCTAAGCGAAGTAGTCTGCTTACAGCTACAAGGTAAAAACTGGTTAAGCAGTGTTGATGGTTCTTCGCTACTTACAGCTCTATTGCTGGCAATGAGCTTACCCGCTAGCACTCCTTGGTGGATAGCAAGCATTGGCTGTGCGTTTGCTATTATGATTGGCAAGCACGTATATGGCGGATTAGGTCACAACCCCTTTAATCCCGCCATGCTTGGCCGAGTTATGTTACTTATTTGCTTTCCTTTCGAGTTAACCAACTGGCAAGCAACCAGTAGCCCAAGCTTAGGTGCAGAGGGATTAGCGTTTAGCCAACAATGGATGGGAATTGACGGAGTAAGTGCTGCTACGCCTTTGGCAGATTTGAACCAAGTTCAAGCTTGGAATGAATTGCTTATAGGTACACATGCTGGCAGCTTAGGCGAAACTAGCGCTTTGCTCATTGCCTTAGGCGGTCTATTTTTAATTTGGCGCGGCATTATTCGACCTTACATCCCCTGCTCCTTGCTACTTGGGATTGCGATCCCTGCCAGTATCGCTCATTGGATTAATCCACAAGACTTTGCTTCAGCTTTCTCCCATCTATTATCTGGTGGTGCGATGCTAGCAGCATTTTTCATCGCAACTGATTTAGTGACTTCACCTACTAGTCCGCGTGGACAATTGTTGTTTGGCGCCGGTTGTGGCTTGCTCATTTGGCTAATTCGCAGTTTTGGTAGTTATCCAGAAGGCGTAGCCTTTGCAGTGCTGATTATGAATGCAGGTACGCCAGTAATTGATCACTATTTACGCCCCAAAATCTTTGGCAGCCAATCTCTATTTAAACGCAGCAAAGGAGCCTAG